From a region of the Poecile atricapillus isolate bPoeAtr1 chromosome 4, bPoeAtr1.hap1, whole genome shotgun sequence genome:
- the DTHD1 gene encoding LOW QUALITY PROTEIN: death domain-containing protein 1 (The sequence of the model RefSeq protein was modified relative to this genomic sequence to represent the inferred CDS: inserted 7 bases in 7 codons; deleted 2 bases in 1 codon; substituted 2 bases at 2 genomic stop codons) encodes IGYLFVASGYNGIRDYLQKVKEYLINTISHXQEAENKFYAASCRQDGDSQNQTAENASRETDVRCSEGEVTDSVQASSIPSQQFQRTSSLNKTENQNVNQNHTGEIKTVGKXASLAEDKFAQEQDTGRESPMKKENGEHQLSVLSFTEKKECNGKEKFHGGSFVIEKLPELSFQDALTSSEEDILSGTLTDICDQSILFXIAEKESKHRLTEKMEDSKMEKNXEIFRNYLSTITSSVQTYDLTXVNLSVSDSEVQKSRYWMKKEFLVKWSGNNKQEIEEIACFIKAPATVLENLKCNILSDTSSLVVDDSEELVSNVISIECYDYEKLLFPINIAIPFTSCFRGNYQEIMVMVTDMNFQSNYLSPVSLQEYQGNHKKSFAKVKIYHLGVFSVLPCLKEETFTVPKTGLLQKLNMNSIISFCYHPETFSSPAPMQLKIQPIEPSLVSALKARHDMFHSVKSSSTLVHVQHPSAQCFNSSVTITLPCLPNPDKKRQGDETGHTRAISATVKRVSAAYHPQAVSTSVRKSGDSLSDTLKXLGYGNKEERWKVFDYVIIQNAQNGLVSFEFNEHLESFVVIRLSFPLENIYLLLFAQALEEALQSTMANVILCQKREDPYKIVVLLSASKELTKLQNLHEEGYFGXPEPIQQFPLRQGEQIHFRXRGNISASEDGEDFSKFYRLIFYSQRQPRXELQIKEVDEFGNHSSPHYKRTAVFYKITREMIPKKWEQTLPYDEYQHQSPLCKLALTLPKHEKLIHHPQSTKRIFFDSSEALWDNLLFWLAEELAEDNTSLFALCLPVQRSMVQFVRLKCPDNLTHQIYELLCCWKKTLPKSADKQQLLSSYLQKSGRSDLSEKLHLKWQNKVFT; translated from the exons ATTGGTTATTTATTTGTTGCCTCAGGATACAATGGAATTAGAGATTATCTGCAGAAAGTGAAGGAGTATTTGATAAATACAATCTCAC CTCAAgaggcagaaaataaattttatgctGCAAGCTGCAGACAAGATGGTGATTCTCAGAACCAGACTGCTGAAAATGCTTCTAGAGAAACAGATGTACGTTGTTCAGAAGGAGAAGTAACAGACTCTGTGCAAGCATCTTCCATTCCCAGTCAGCAATTCCAAAGAACTTCTTCCCTGAACAAGacagaaaatcaaaatgttAATCAAAACCACACAGGTGAAATCAAAACTGTGGGAA TTGCATCCTTAGCAGAAGACAAATTTGCTCAAGAACAGGACACTGGCAGAGAATCCccaatgaaaaaggaaaatggtgAACACCAACTATCAGTGCTCtcttttacagagaaaaaagaatgcAATGGGAAGGAGAAATTTCATGGAGGTAGCTTCGTTATTGAAAAGCTTCCAGAACTGTCTTTTCAGGATGCTCTTACAAGCAGTGAGGAAGACATTCTGTCTGGGACATTGACAGATATTTGTGACCAAAGCATCCTGTTTTGAAtagcagaaaaagaaagta AGCACAGActgacagagaaaatggaagacagtaaaatggaaaaaa atgagATTTTTAGAAATTACCTAAGTACCATCACATCTTCAGTACAAACCTATGATCTTA ATGTGAATCTTTCTGTGAGTGATTCAGAAGTACAAAAATCTAGATACTGGATGAAAAAAGA atttctAGTCAAATGGAGTGGTAACAATAAACAGGAAATAGAGGAAATAGCTTGTTTTATTAAAGCCCCTGCAACTGTTCTGGAGAATCTGAAATGTAACATACTCAGTGACACTAGTTCCTTGGTTGTGGATGATTCTGAAGAGCTGGTCAGCAATGTCATCAGTATTGAATGTTATGATTATGAAAAACTACTTTTCCCTATCAATATTGCAATCCCATTTACTTCATGCTTCAGAGGAAATTATCAGGAGATTATGGTGATGGTGACTGATATGAACTTTCAGTCAAACTACTTAAGTCCTGTTTCTTTGCAAGAATACCAAGGAAACCATAAG AAAAGCTTTGCAAAAGTGAAAATTTATCATCTGGGTGTTTTTTCTGTATTGCCATGCTTAAAGGAGGAAACATTTACTGTTCCAAAGACAGGACTCTTACAAAAGCTAAACATGAATTCTATAATCTCTTTCTGTTACCATCCAGAAACATTCAGTTCTCCAGCACCTATGCAGTTAAAG ATTCAGCCAATTGAGCCATCATTGGTTTCAGCATTGAAAGCAAGACATGATATGTTTCACTCAGTGAAATCTAGTAGCACTCTGGTTCATGTCCAGCATCCTTCAGCCCAGTGTTTTAACAGCTCAGTCACTATTACTCTACCATGTCTTCCAAACCCAGACAAGAAGAGGCAAGGAGATGAGACAGGACATACAAGAGCCATTAGTGCTACAGTAAAGAGGGTTTCTGCAGCATACCATCCTCA GGCTGTGAGCACTTCTGTGAGAAAGAGTGGGGACAGTCTCAGTGATACTTTGAAATGATTAGGTTATGGAAACAAAGAAGAGAGGTGGAAGGTGTTTGATTATGTTATTATCCAGAATGCACAGAATGGGCTTGTATCTTTTGAATTCAACGAGCATTTAGAAAG cttTGTGGTCATTCGCCTGTCATTCCCTTTGGAAAACATATATCTTCTCCTCTTTGCTCAGGCTCTGGAAGAAGCTCTCCAAAGCACTATGGCTAATGTGATACTGTGTCAGAAAAGAGAAGATCCATATAAAATAGTAGTTTTGCTATCTGCATCCAAAGAATTGACCAAACTTCAAAATCTCCATGAGGAGGGTTATTTTG ACCCAGAACCTATACAGCAGTTCCCATTAAGACAAGGAGAGCAGATTCATTTTA TTAGAGGAAACATTTCTGCTTCAG AGGATGGAGAAGACTTCAGCAAATTCTACAGACTGATTTTTTATTCACAAAGACAACCAA CTGAACTCCAAATTAAAGAAGTGGATGAATTTGGTAACCACAGTTCACCTCATTACAAAAGAACAGCAGTGTTTTATAAAATTACCAGAGAGATGATACCAAAGAAATGGGAACAAACCTTACCATATGATGAATATCAACACCAGTCTCCACTGTGCAAATTAGCATTAACATTGCCCAAG CATGAAAAACTGATCCACCATCCACAAAGtacaaaaagaattttttttgatTCATCAg AGGCCCTATGGGACAACTTGCTGTTTTGGCTTGCAGAAGAGCTTGCAGAAGATAATACATCATTGTTTGCTTTATGTTTACCTGTTCAACGGAGCATGGTTCAGTTTGTTAGGCTGAAGTGCCCTGATAATTTAACACACCAGATCTAtgagctgctttgctgctggaaAAAGACCCTTCCAAAGTCAGCTGAtaagcagcagctcctgtctTCT TATTTGCAGAAGAGTGGCAGAAGTGATCTTTCAGAAAAACTTCATTTAAAGTGGCAAAATAAGGTGTTCACTTGA